The following is a genomic window from Drosophila busckii strain San Diego stock center, stock number 13000-0081.31 chromosome 2L, ASM1175060v1, whole genome shotgun sequence.
taaagttacaaaaatgaattaattaattgtagctCAATTTAATGGCAAAACATTTATGTACCTAAAGCTTATaattcttattttaaataaatttaatggacAAGggaataatttttgctttttcaacTCAAGCAAtcaatataacaaattgtagttttaattaaaactaaaagtaaagttCTCTCTAtaatttcaatacaaaatatataaataatatttaagcttaagaaattgctttgcttactttcgcttcaattaaataatgtaagcattgagcttaatttataaactaatgaataaataaatgtgtgcatttgtgtgtgtttttggaTGTGTGGATCACAACAGCGAGGCGTGCTTATCCTCAAACCTTGACTGGACTCCGCTGCAGCGTTTGGCGCGCTCTTGCTGGCagccatttgctgctgctgctgctgcttatcatCATCCGCTATGACCTCCTTGGCCAGCTCCACCTCCTGGCCAAAGGCAAAGTCGGCGCTCTCAAGCACATCGGGCAAACTGCAATTGCGACGTATGTGACGCGCATAGGCGCAGAGTTCCGCCTCATTGgcgttcagctgctgctccagctgctgctgttgctgctcctcttGGTGCTGCGCCTTGGCGAGCATGTCAAAGTTCATGGTCAGACTCTTCACATAGCCCTTTTGCTTGGAGTTGCAGGCAAAGGGACGCAGACGCGTCTCGGTGGCCAAACGTATTTGCTCCATTTTGCGCTCCTCCATGTCGATGAGCTTCTCAATGATGTCGATCTTCTTGGCAATGCTCTGGCATTGATGACTCGTCGAGTTGCCCGAGCGCTCCACATTGTCGAGGTTCTTCTGATGCTTCACGCGCGCCTGTTGTATCTCATCCACCACGGACTGCATGCCCGGCTTGGTGTAGCTCTGCATGTGCTCGAGATTCTCGGGCGCATTGCCGTTCTCTTGGAAATACATTTCAAAGCTGCGCTCGCCGCCATAGTCGCTGGGCAGACTGcccaccagcagctgctcgcccagctccagctgctgttgctgctccaccTCCTcctgcgcctgcgcctgcgCATTGCTGTTGATGTCGCGCTGCCGCTTAGCACTGGGCGTATACTTGATCTGCGAGACTGTGTTGAAGCGCACGCTGATCTTGGGGCGCGTCTTCTGGCGCACGCTGGTGGCGCGTCGGCTGCTCTCGCTCGTGTCGAAGCGCGAGACTTTCTTCAAGCAGCTCTGGGTGGTGGCCAAGGCGCCGCTACTTACCGAGTTGCGCATGGCCGCCAgagggcgctgctgctgcgcgcgcTGCTTCTCGTGCTCGAACTTCAGCAGATTATGCTCGAACTGCTGCACGACGCTGGCGGTGCGGGATTGCttctggcgctgctgctgcttctcgaCGCTGCAGCTCAGGGTGGACACCAGATTGTGCGGCTTGGCAGGCACAGGCGGCTTGGGCTGCAGCGGCTTGCGCACAAACAATTCGCGCTGCTGACCCTGCGCCAGCGGATTCGAGTtgcgctgctgacgctgctgggCAAAGTCGCTGCTGAGACTTTTGTTTACGCCGGAGTTGTACTGCTTGTTCTTGCTGCGCAGCGTGGGAATGTGATCCGAGGCGTGCGTCGCTGCagccggcggcggcgctgctgctgctgctaggcGCGGATATGTTTTGGAGCTGGGCAGCGCGCTGGGCTTGAGCGGCTCCAGATTGTAGCCGGTGACATCGAAGCTGTCGTAGTTGGCGCTGGAGGCCGCCGCCTGGCGCATGTAATAGTCGAAGCCGCCATAGGCATTGGGACTGTTGCCGTAGGACTTGGACACGGGTCCGTGTATGATAAAGTTGCGTATGCCCGCATGCCGCAGCGTGTGGATTGGCTGCTCCAGTGGAGCGCTCTTGCAGTCGCTTTCGTCGGAGAGGACGCTCTCCAGGCTGTTGCAGTAGCTGCCGCCGTCTGAGAGCAGCGACTCCTGGCTGAGCTCGTGCGGCAACTGGCCGGCGCTGCTCAAGAAGAAGCTGGCGCTGGAGTGGCGCTGGGTCTCTAGGAAGCGCGCCTCCTCCAGACGCTGCTGGCTGGCAGCAAACTGCTCCGGCTGCAGTATATCCGACAAGGAGACCTTGCGCTCGCACTGATAGAACTCCCGATAGACATAGTACTGGGTGCGGCCACGTGGCGGCGTTGCCGTCGGCGTGGACTCACCCGTGCTGCCCAAGCCACGCAGATTGGCGGGCATGGAGCAGGAGGCGGGCAGCGCACTGGCCGCAGGCAGCTCATCCAGATCGCCATACTTGCGTGTTATCTCATCAATCATCTTCTCCGTATCCGCATGTATCATGTCCAGTATGGTGCGTGCATCATCCGCATAGACGGAATGCCGCTTGGGCTCCACGGCCACCACGCCACGCTCCGCCTCGGCTGACCACTCGACCTCCTCATGCACGGGCGAGACTGGACAGGATTTGTAGTGCTTCAATATGCTGGGCGTGCGGCGATTGTTGCCCGCCGGATTGCGCTTGGCGCCCAAGCGTGGCGCAGTCTGTGAGCCATACGTTCTGGATCCTGCGGCGCAGCTGGCATTGGCATGTGCAAAGGGCACTCCTGGCGGCGGATGAATTTGATGCACGCCCACGTGATGCGGATACGGCGGAtaatgctgctgcacttgacgCATAGTTTGAaagttttgttgcaacttggaCTTGGGCGCGGCGCAGTTAAAATATTGCGTAGCGTTGTTATAaacctgttgctgctgctgttgttgttgttgtggttgctgctttgggattgttgctgttgttgtgggaGCGCTAATATACTGTGGAGTTATATGGGAGGCAACTGGTTAGGTTAGAGCGcgcataaaatgtttacaagTTGGGGTAAAGTGTAATTATATTGTTACCAAATATTGTTACCAGGGCGAGCATTAATACGCAGAGAGAAGAGAAACAAGGCAAAGGTTTTTAACGAAATCTACACTCAACTGGccttagctttaaatattgttagttAGCTCACCTGGCTTTGTATAGCGTCCCGGACCGCCAGCTTGGCGTGCACCATCCAGATTTGCTGCCAGACTTAGATCCGATATGCTATGACTGCCACGCAGCGGTCGATGACCCACctgtaaaataaaagcaatcagcaattagttgcatgcaaatgtcaTAGCAGTCAGCAATTAGTCAGAATGCAAGTCTATGAGCTGCAGCTCTTTCAGCagctttagttgttgttgttgttgtgagtCAGTGCTTAACAGTTAGAGAGCGCGCAATTATTTTGCTCTCTCACCACGCGTTCACTCTGACAATGagtgttgctatttttagacATTAGTGAGCACGTTTTTGGGTGTGAGTGTAAGCAGACGCAAGTTTGGCAAACCTAACCCAACAAGCATCGTTCAGTGGTAGAATGCTCGCCTGCCACGCGGGCGGCCCGGGTTCGATTCCCGGCCGATGCAatcgcttttttttaattttatttagttttgaatttaatgcgcCAATGCTAGgcaaattagttaattagttAGCGTCTTGTTTTTAGTGTATGTATGGCGTATTATTGCAAGCTTTAAGTATTGTTTTCGCAATTGAAATTAGATGAGCATGGAGTAGAGACGgaagcatcaacaacaataatttgtagGCATTTCAATTGCGCTCACCTCGGCtatggcatttaattttttgacaCCATTTTTACGCGTGCCCTAAATACGGCAAGGGGAATGGAGGGGGATGGTGTCGGTTTGTGTTGTGAATGTTGGAATACAGACACCAAAAAGTTTGAtgcaaaacacacataaaaacacaaaaggtAGAAggtaaagaaaaataaaaataataaacgcaaaataaataaaactgttgcCCAAACTGAAGCTTGTTACTCACattctccagctgctgcttgaccTTGTTGATGACCTGCAGCAACTCCTCCTTCTTGGTGCTGGTATATGACTTGGTAATCGTTGGTGGCGCCACCGCAATGCCCTTGCCATTCTCCGTATTATGCTTGGCACTGATGCTGCGACGACCTGCGGCGTTAACCAAATGAGAAATGTCAGTTTGAGACGAAATAACTATCATAACGGATGCTTACTGCTTGTGCCACGCTCCAGCAGCAGTCCCGGCCCCTCGGGCAGTGCAGCCTGCAAGaagctgttgccgctgctttgCGGCAAATTCTCGTTGCTGCCACCCAATGTGGAGGCCAGCGAACGTTCCGCATTCTCGGCACTGGGCGTGGAGCCCTCATCCTCGGTATCCGATGTGCCAGTCCCAGTGCCCGTGCTGGCCGTGTGGGAGCTGCCATTGCCGCCCGCTGTGCTCAGCTGCAGTCCGGATTTCTCAAACTTTTGCCGGCGCACCGACTTGCGCAGCTCGTCCTCATTCATGGCGGTCACCTTAAAGTCTCTgttcaaacaaaatacaaactgTTAGTACTGAGAGTGCTTggagtttaaaaataaataaaagttcttgctataatttgattatttagtAATTAATCTAAAGTAACTTTGAGAAATTGCTGTCCCTAAGACTTCGATAAAATTATGAAGCTCCAAAATTAATAAAGGTGTGGCTAGAAAATTTTCTTGCTATACTTTGATTGTTagttatatgtttatatgtattgtCGATTCGATCAGTTCCCTATTGAGAGTTTGCTGACTCTTGAAGTTGAAACCAATTTAtctattttacatttttttcttccTTAATGTTCAGAACCTATTCTGATCTTTCTTTACTCTAatattttcagcaattttAACATTATTGAGAtctttttcaatataatttctatatataatttaattattcatctATCTATAATTTCAAAGTAGAGATATTGCTATTCATTGTATCCTAAGTCTTCTACAACATTATTAAGTAAACAAAGCTCctacaaattgatttgatgCTATAACTTATTTTACAGATATTCATTCCTAACTGTTTTCAAAAACTTCTCTTATTCTTTGTGTTCTCTTACGTGGGCGTGCTGGGCGCCAGATTGTTGTAGAACATGCCGTGGTCGGAGCTGGTGCGCTCGCCATCGCTAATGTCCTCCACATCGCCGTCGTGATCGTGCGTGTGCGTGTCGAAGCGCAGTCCGGGCTTACGCTTGTCCGgcagcagacgctgctggGCCGAGTTGGGCGCCAGGCCACCATTGCTGGTGGCCACTGCTGAGGGAACGCTGGGCATGgtgccgttgttgttgctgccaatgaACTTGAGCTCGCGCCGCGTCTCCATGCCCGAGTCGATGGAGGAGTCTTCGCTCAGATATGTTTGATTGTACATAATGTCCTTGGAGGAGGCGCTATTGTAGTCGGAGGTTTGCACAGTGCCGGCGCTGTGTCCGCCCACGGAGGAGACTGTGCCTAGCGGACTCTCAGAGTTGGAGCGCAGATCGTCGGCGTCCAGCTGACTGCTGCGTTGAGCCCAGCGGCCACGCGCACGtggcgctgccacgcccagctgcTGACTTGGCGAGGAGCTAAGATTGCCCATGGAGCTGGCGGCGTGCATTGCTGCAGTTGAGCCGTTGCCGCCGGCGCTGGCGGGCGTGGGTATGGACAAGGCACCGCTGTCCGCTTCCGCCGCCGCCTTGCGCATGGCCCATTGCGGCAGCTGACCCACATCGGACAGCCTGTAGGCATTGCGATTGGGCAGCGCCTGCTCCTCGCTGGCCACAACAAACTTGGgcgcctgctgctgatgctcCACATCGCTGGTGGGTGACTCTACGCCTGGTGGCGAAATGGGCGCTAGAGGGCGCTGCAGCGGCGGGTGTCCGGAGCGCAGACGCTGCTGCGACATGCGCGCCTGCATGGTCACAATCATGTCGTGGGGCACCTGCCAAATGAAGATGCAGCCATCGCCGCTGGCCGAGATGAGATGGCGACAGTCGTTGGTGAACTTGAGCCCGGTGACCAGCTCGCTGTGTCCATACATGCGCGCCATGCACTCGCTGGAGTAATAATCGTAGACAGCGAGCGTCTTGTCCGTGCAGGAGGTGGCCACATAGATGCCGCTGGGATCGAGGCTCAGCTTGATGACGCTGCCCTCGTCCGAGTGCGAGCCCTTGAAGGTCTTGGTCTGCTTGGCGTTCTGTGTGCCATAGACGCGCACATTGCGATCCTGGCAGGCGGTCAGTATGTGCTTCGAATTCGAGTCCACCTCCATGTCATAGAGCGTCGTCTTGCCCGAGGTGTTGGCGCCGCGCATGAAAATGTTGCCCTGCAAGCAAAAGGAACACACATGAGTATAGAAGTATAAGCGGAAATGTGTCTGGAGCTCACCTGAAAGCTGCGGAACATGATGGACTTGTCCACGCCACAGCTGATCATTTGGAAATTGAGGCCAGCGCCCACAAACTTGATGGAGGTAATGGCCGCGCTATGATCGTCCAGCGTCTGGAGCAGCAAATAGTTCTGCGCTACATCGAAGACGTGAATGAGGCGATCCCGACTGGCGCTGGCCAGCAGCTTGCGCTCGATCTTGTCGTTGGAGTACTCCAGGCAGAGCACCTCGGTGTCGTGCGCCTCGATGGCGGTGATGAGCTTGAGGGTTTGCAGATTGTAGACGCGAATGTTGCCGCAGCGATCGCCGCTGgccaaatgctgcagctcGGGACTGATCTTGATGCAGCGCACGCCGTTGCGACCATCGTAGCTGGAGTTGCCGCCCGTCTTGTCGAAGAGCGAGCCCTGGTCCTTGATGAACAGCAGCTCGTTGTCGCTGTAGATGATCTTGAGCAGCTCCTTGGAGTAGATATTCTTGCGGTAGATATCATTGTTGGCACAACCGTCCAGTCCCCAGACGCGTATGGTGTCGTCCGAGGAGCAGGTGACAAAGCAATCCTCTGGCAGCGTCTGCGAGGGCTCGCGCTCCAGATTATATGGCACAGTCTCCACGCCCCAAATGCACGTGGAGTGATACAGAAACGAGTGGGACTTGCCCACGCGCGACAAATCGCGCACATCCCAAATGTACAGCGAGTGATCGTTGTAGACGCAGCTCACCTTCGAGCGCTGCTCGTCGAACACCATGGCAATGCAGTCCGGGAACTTGGCCTGCTGCGGCACAGACATTATGTGATTGATCTGTATGCCCTGGGCCACATCCACGCCCAGGTAATGCGTGCGCGGCAGCGTCGTCACATACTCCAGCGTGGCCGCATTGAAGATGCGTATAATGGACTCGGCACAGCCCACCAGTATGAAGCGCTCGTTCACGCAAATACAGTTGGCATTGTTCGTGCGGCACTGCACCCACTTGTCCAGCAGCCGGCGCGAGCTAAACTCCACCAGATGCCCCTGACGTGTGATGGCGTACGTGCTCTCCGAGCAGATGCCCTTGCCACAGGCCACCGCACAAAAGTCATTGTCACGCAGATCCCCCAGAATGGCACTGCGTCCCATCAGCGGTATGGGATCCTTGTACtgcaaaaagcaagcaaagtcattagcaaacatttaatatgcTGAGTAGAGTGACTCGATTTGATGGGTgcagaaaattacaaaatggtaaagcaaaatatttccATGCGAAACCATGGTACTAAAATAAACCCTGGGGTGCcttttaagcaaaatgtataaaatttgaaaatgtatTGATGCAACTTTATAGCAATTTAGCATTACAACGagctcaataaattatttgaaaatctAATGATTTTTAAACtgttatagcaataaaaaccTTAAAAAacatcaaaacaaatttgtttttaattgaagttagctatataaatatataaattctctAAAATAATCTCAGAATTTATCTTAGATTACAATTTTGTTATACCATTTTGTATCTTTCAAATCGTGCCACCCTAATGCAGATGCAGCCAACTCACCTTGCGTCCACCCTCCAGGTACCAGTACTTGACGTGTCGATTGCCCACGGTGACAAAATAGCTGCCGTCCTCGGCAAAGCAGACGGCGGCCACTCTGGAGCTAATCTTGTTGCTGGCCATCTTCAGATTGGCGCGCCAGTCGAACACATTCACAATCATATCGTGCTGTGAGCCAACGGACACCAGGTACTTGCCCGTGGGCGAGAAGGcctacaaattgaataaatagtttagtaagtaaatattttatgttttattaatgACTAACCACACAGGTGACGGCATTTTTGTGATCCACAAACTCGGCGACTAcattgccgccgctgcagTGCTCCAAATTGCCGTTGGGCGTCTCCAGTTCCCAGACTTTAATGGCGGGATTGATGCCGCACTCGCCGGTGGCCACGTAGCGGCCGCAGCGCGAAAAGGCAACCGAAGTAAATGCTTTGCGGGATGTGTTCACCAAATAGGCCTGTGTATGACGCCGCGCATTGAACAACACCACTGTGcagctgagagagagagaaggagataaaaagagagagaaataatTAGTTGCGGCCATCAGTCAACGCATGGCTTGTTGTGGCCATGACCAGAGAGCACAGCTCAATGTCAAAAGGGCAGCATATAAAAGTGTTTAAGCATGCACAAGGATAAcaggatacacacacacacacatatacataaatagcTGTGTAGCATGCATAGCTGCACTCATTAGCCCTTATCttgattataaaataaacatccTGCCGCTTTACTCTACTAACGCCCTAGAGGACGACAGTGTCCTTCACATAAACAAAGacttgaataatttattgaaatttaagttaatttgctagacaagctacaaatattttatactgctttatattatatttaatatatctttatatagcatgtaattatttttttaatcagCCTATAACATTTAtgttaaagaaatataaaaatttaatcgTCTAGTTGCGAagcttcaaataatttaattgaatttaagtaGCAAAAAACGTAAGCAGAAAATTGgctgcaattataatttaattacattttatttttgttatttaaatttgcccACTAATTGGCTACTTGGCATACTATAcgtatgcataataattttaagctacaatatacgtatacgtaatgcatATTTCAGGAAATTTCAAATGCAGAGCATTTGCCAAGTCGAACaagcataagcaaacaatttgttactATTTATCTAACGACTCTTGACTGTTTTATTTCTCACTCTGAAGTGTTCTTCAGCTGATGCTCTTGTagtttgtttacttgtttattacacgttgttgttgttgttgatgttgatgttgtcTCGCCctcattttagttttttgctgTGTGCACTTTGCAACTGAAATTTTTGGCTAATGTGCATAATAAGTGTAATttgagcatttaattaagcacatTTGTTGGCCCGAAATAAAGTTAAACAGCTAGAACTTAAATAATTGCCAAGCAACATGCGACAAACATTTGAGCTTAAGGCTTTGAATTGAATGCTCAGTGACATGTGCAAAACGCATGAGCTGTAAATCCAATCACAGTTTGATATATATGGGCGTGTAAACTGGAGCGCATTATcctgtttgcatttgctagacagacagacagacagacacttaCCCAGCTGGATAGGCCAATAGGCCGCTGACTGGGGAGACATCCAGCGCCGCATTGCTGCACACAGTGAGGCCCAAGACTCGTTTGAGTTTTATCTGCAAATAACAAGAAgacgaaaaaataaacatcaaAATTTTAGCAATCAGTGATGTAATGTGTGGACTTAacgtgtttgcttttggcaagGTCAGCAtgacagaaacaaaaaaaaaccaaaaaaaaaaataataaacactttGCTCTCGTGTTCAGATTTGAATGTGCTgtgtaaatttaaagcgcacaCAATTCGCACATTTGGCTGGGCGCGCCCATTTCAAGATGCAGATTACATAATGTAAGCCCCACAGGTGTTAACAACCTTAGCCAATAAGGCCAAATGTAAGTGGAGTTAACGAATTTGCAAAAGCGCCAAATGAAAGTGTAATTAACTAAAATCTTGGgctacaacaaattcaaaaaaaaaaaagtttgctgccTACATGACttcagccaaagcaacaaattgttgctactACCTTTGTCTACATTTTGTTCTACTTGTTAGCCATATTTATTTGTCTGGCAGCTGGTTCCGCCtcacttgagcttgagcttcaCCTTGATCTTGcccagagcaacaacaataataattctAAGCGGCAATTACCAAAGGGGCGTGTACTTGGCTAATCAAGAAACAAGTTGCAGACAGTGGAAACATCTTTATTAAAGTGgaaaaagcaaaactgttgatagaaaaaattaattgaagtgaagttgcattgcaattaacaataaatctTCAATACGAGCGagcaaatgaataataaattaaagagcGCATTTATTAAGAGAGATTTTATAGTCAAGCTTGACTGTACTCTAAGCAGAGGAAGTGCGAATCAAGTGCTATATGACAGTCGTAAACGTAATTGGCAGCTCATGCACTTGTCGTCGTCGACGAGCGACCAACTGGTCGCTCCCCCATGTGGGCGACTCACCCATGAACTATGCAAAGAGCTGAGATGCTTAAGAGAATAAAGtctctgctgttgctattttgcgTCGCATTTCGTTGCTGAGATCATCTTGAagctatttgctttttgtttactaCACACTTTAGAAGTCCGAGTTGTATTTAATGTGCCAACACCACCAACGCAGCAGTCTCGAAATATTTCTCAATGCAAAAGGTCGTTCGACGAACCGGTTTACAATAGCAAAGCGTACAGAATTCTATACAATGTTAAAGTCTAGCTAAATTTGCATTCGTAATGCGAGCCGTGAAATTGTAAGCGttacacgcggcgtatgcgctaTGTAGCTGCAGTAGCTGCTTCTGCCTTTCAGCTCttgtttaaaaatcaatttatctGTTCGCTCTTGTCGAGCGGAAGTCAACGCGcgtcaaaatatttgaattttctattttgttttgcttttgctttttgtcttACAAATTTggcgaaatttatttaaggcGAGTTGTTTGACAGATGAGCAgcttaaatgttataaattatagtttaattgGCAGTTTGCTCGATGTATAACACAGCAgcgcacatggcgtatgcgtaatcgAGTTTGAAACAACGAGCATTAGACACAactgtttgccaaaaaatacGCTGAGCCAAGTTCAATGCACGCTTGGCCGatctgcaactgcaacaatgaAGGCAACTAGAACAAACTGTGGGCTGGCGGCACATTTTTGAGCTGCCCACGCTTTAAAAACACAAAGCTGCGTTGCTCGAATATTTGCACGGCAGGTGTCAAGTCAGTCATCAATTTAAAGCGAGCAGCATTTCAACGCTAACGAGTTTGCCACAGGCAACAGTTTGatgcatgcaaatgttgaGTTGAgaacaaacagaaaaaactTTGCGGAAGTTGTAAAAACTATGCGCAGCATctatatctacatatatatataatatatatatatgtttttgctttggcgcGTGTTGTTCATTTTCATGCCTCTAATTGCGCTTTTTGCTcttgtgttatttatttattaatatttataataataaaacatgtTCAAAGTAATTACATATCACGAAATTGCATATGTTACAGTCCAGCAGCCAAGACGGCGCCCAGATTGTAGctcgttatttatttttaagccaGCATTGACTTGGCCATAAGCGGCGTTAATTAGCCACAAGCCCCAAATgaccagcaacaataacaagcagccATATATGTGAATAACTAATCAGGAAACATATTCCGAGAAGACATCGAGTGagatttacataaatttataaagccaAACAGCTTGGAgtgttatattatattaaatcaatGGGTAAACAATCATTTGCATACAAGATTGTAAActattctctctctctctctctccctctcttgtGGCGA
Proteins encoded in this region:
- the LOC108607846 gene encoding mitogen-activated protein kinase-binding protein 1 isoform X4 translates to MFAPRNSSPVAIYGKEDVAAYEIKLKRVLGLTVCSNAALDVSPVSGLLAYPAGCTVVLFNARRHTQAYLVNTSRKAFTSVAFSRCGRYVATGECGINPAIKVWELETPNGNLEHCSGGNVVAEFVDHKNAVTCVAFSPTGKYLVSVGSQHDMIVNVFDWRANLKMASNKISSRVAAVCFAEDGSYFVTVGNRHVKYWYLEGGRKYKDPIPLMGRSAILGDLRDNDFCAVACGKGICSESTYAITRQGHLVEFSSRRLLDKWVQCRTNNANCICVNERFILVGCAESIIRIFNAATLEYVTTLPRTHYLGVDVAQGIQINHIMSVPQQAKFPDCIAMVFDEQRSKVSCVYNDHSLYIWDVRDLSRVGKSHSFLYHSTCIWGVETVPYNLEREPSQTLPEDCFVTCSSDDTIRVWGLDGCANNDIYRKNIYSKELLKIIYSDNELLFIKDQGSLFDKTGGNSSYDGRNGVRCIKISPELQHLASGDRCGNIRVYNLQTLKLITAIEAHDTEVLCLEYSNDKIERKLLASASRDRLIHVFDVAQNYLLLQTLDDHSAAITSIKFVGAGLNFQMISCGVDKSIMFRSFQGNIFMRGANTSGKTTLYDMEVDSNSKHILTACQDRNVRVYGTQNAKQTKTFKGSHSDEGSVIKLSLDPSGIYVATSCTDKTLAVYDYYSSECMARMYGHSELVTGLKFTNDCRHLISASGDGCIFIWQVPHDMIVTMQARMSQQRLRSGHPPLQRPLAPISPPGVESPTSDVEHQQQAPKFVVASEEQALPNRNAYRLSDVGQLPQWAMRKAAAEADSGALSIPTPASAGGNGSTAAMHAASSMGNLSSSPSQQLGVAAPRARGRWAQRSSQLDADDLRSNSESPLGTVSSVGGHSAGTVQTSDYNSASSKDIMYNQTYLSEDSSIDSGMETRRELKFIGSNNNGTMPSVPSAVATSNGGLAPNSAQQRLLPDKRKPGLRFDTHTHDHDGDVEDISDGERTSSDHGMFYNNLAPSTPTDFKVTAMNEDELRKSVRRQKFEKSGLQLSTAGGNGSSHTASTGTGTGTSDTEDEGSTPSAENAERSLASTLGGSNENLPQSSGNSFLQAALPEGPGLLLERGTSSRRSISAKHNTENGKGIAVAPPTITKSYTSTKKEELLQVINKVKQQLENVGHRPLRGSHSISDLSLAANLDGARQAGGPGRYTKPGNPKTLNPMPIEESSIRRACSLSDLHMGNFGKPSKTNGTPQKPMAQHRNGNVSRSASKRNSLQGKSGLGASSNSMNVLNQGSDSEPEDSNRMRSMSNGQSRTNGPIAANRQYNNKLNNVNSNRRKAPNFGTGTALQDDSSSEETPNNAVNNKPVVPPRPRNLGFDHKVKLMGNSPSSGTGPSSEAGAAEDYETTDPEAQVHNVINKLYTTTQTAMQLHANLKNSLLLKELENAVIMSRNMLGSITHRQNEKTLGANGSVGAGGLQQQEQLSAATTANLDNGGYMTMVNNCADLLSNLRTKHKPDDCENNS
- the LOC108607846 gene encoding mitogen-activated protein kinase-binding protein 1 isoform X2; protein product: MRHLIMTPTSLSMSTPTLSSLHHQRMMSQSQLTLNSQSQSQSPSPLTPQSASPSFFGINGSPKFPANYERSDKIKLKRVLGLTVCSNAALDVSPVSGLLAYPAGCTVVLFNARRHTQAYLVNTSRKAFTSVAFSRCGRYVATGECGINPAIKVWELETPNGNLEHCSGGNVVAEFVDHKNAVTCVAFSPTGKYLVSVGSQHDMIVNVFDWRANLKMASNKISSRVAAVCFAEDGSYFVTVGNRHVKYWYLEGGRKYKDPIPLMGRSAILGDLRDNDFCAVACGKGICSESTYAITRQGHLVEFSSRRLLDKWVQCRTNNANCICVNERFILVGCAESIIRIFNAATLEYVTTLPRTHYLGVDVAQGIQINHIMSVPQQAKFPDCIAMVFDEQRSKVSCVYNDHSLYIWDVRDLSRVGKSHSFLYHSTCIWGVETVPYNLEREPSQTLPEDCFVTCSSDDTIRVWGLDGCANNDIYRKNIYSKELLKIIYSDNELLFIKDQGSLFDKTGGNSSYDGRNGVRCIKISPELQHLASGDRCGNIRVYNLQTLKLITAIEAHDTEVLCLEYSNDKIERKLLASASRDRLIHVFDVAQNYLLLQTLDDHSAAITSIKFVGAGLNFQMISCGVDKSIMFRSFQGNIFMRGANTSGKTTLYDMEVDSNSKHILTACQDRNVRVYGTQNAKQTKTFKGSHSDEGSVIKLSLDPSGIYVATSCTDKTLAVYDYYSSECMARMYGHSELVTGLKFTNDCRHLISASGDGCIFIWQVPHDMIVTMQARMSQQRLRSGHPPLQRPLAPISPPGVESPTSDVEHQQQAPKFVVASEEQALPNRNAYRLSDVGQLPQWAMRKAAAEADSGALSIPTPASAGGNGSTAAMHAASSMGNLSSSPSQQLGVAAPRARGRWAQRSSQLDADDLRSNSESPLGTVSSVGGHSAGTVQTSDYNSASSKDIMYNQTYLSEDSSIDSGMETRRELKFIGSNNNGTMPSVPSAVATSNGGLAPNSAQQRLLPDKRKPGLRFDTHTHDHDGDVEDISDGERTSSDHGMFYNNLAPSTPTDFKVTAMNEDELRKSVRRQKFEKSGLQLSTAGGNGSSHTASTGTGTGTSDTEDEGSTPSAENAERSLASTLGGSNENLPQSSGNSFLQAALPEGPGLLLERGTSSRRSISAKHNTENGKGIAVAPPTITKSYTSTKKEELLQVINKVKQQLENVGHRPLRGSHSISDLSLAANLDGARQAGGPGRYTKPGNPKTLNPMPIEESSIRRACSLSDLHMGNFGKPSKTNGTPQKPMAQHRNGNVSRSASKRNSLQGKSGLGASSNSMNVLNQGSDSEPEDSNRMRSMSNGQSRTNGPIAANRQYNNKLNNVNSNRRKAPNFGTGTALQDDSSSEETPNNAVNNKPVVPPRPRNLGFDHKVKLMGNSPSSGTGPSSEAGAAEDYETTDPEAQVHNVINKLYTTTQTAMQLHANLKNSLLLKELENAVIMSRNMLGSITHRQNEKTLGANGSVGAGGLQQQEQLSAATTANLDNGGYMTMVNNCADLLSNLRTKHKPDDCENNS